The following is a genomic window from Pyricularia oryzae 70-15 chromosome 5, whole genome shotgun sequence.
CAGCATACTGCAAAATGGCGGACTTGGGGACTACGGCTTTTCCTGTCCCGTCACCTCCCCCTGGAGATAGTAAGTAGGATAACTATTAGGACATCAAAGCCCTTGAACAAGTCAAAGTCAAACCGGACTAGATGCTTACCAGAATTGACTTGCAGTGTCCTATTTTGTTACTGCTCTTCCTCAGTTCAAATCCCTAGCTTCCTGCGAACAATTCGTGGTCTCTTCGGCCATCTCATCGGTGAGTTGGTACATCCTACATTACATTGTGCAATGTTGTAGAACCTGCACTTACTAAACTTGCATGTCACGAAAAAGCAAATCAGCAAGTTCTGCCCGCGAGGCGTACAGGCCTTGGCATCTTGCGTCTGCGTCAAGGAGAGCATGTCGTTGTTCATTTCCAGCAGCATTTCATCCAACGTCAAGTTCTCCTGCAATCCGACGGCGAATCAAGCTCTCACTTCTGCGCTGTCGGTTTTCGACTATTACTGCAGTGCTGCGAGGGGCCAGGTTAAACCGACGGGCGTCTCGGAATCGAGTGAGTGGACATGCAGATGGGAGCTAGGGGTTGGTTAATGACACAATCGTAAATACTGACGACGATCCATGCCGATACAGTCGCACAAGAGTACCCTCCGGCGCAGACGGGGAGTAACAGCCAGCAACCTGGACCGGGCCAGTCGGGTGCAGCAGGGCAGGGCGGCTCGCAGAACGGCGGCAGCGGGCCCAACACAGGTATTATCGCCGGCGCGGTGGTTGGCGGCGTGGTTCTGCTAATGTTGATCGGAGTTGCGGTCTTCTTCCTGATGCGCCGAGCACGCCTCAACAGCCCGGCTGCCTCGAGGCCTTATGGACGGCCAACTTCACCGGAACACCACTACAAGCCCGAAATGGACGGTGTCGGTACGCAGGTCAGCCAAATTCCGCCAGCGCAGAGTCCGGTTGGCAACGAACAGAAGCAGGAATTGCCTGTTGGCAGCGACATGGTCTCACCCCTATCTGCGGCCCCTGCCACATCTGAGCTGCATGGAAATGATAGCCCGGTTTCTCCTCAGACTGCAGGGTACGGGACTTATGGATTCCAAGACCAGCGTCAACAGATGCAAAGGTCGGAGTTGCAAGGAGCTCAGCCGCATACTGGAGCTTCCGGTCAGAATGGCTCCAATCTTCATAATGGCGCTCCGGGAAACATGGCTTGGCATTCTGGGCCAATTCCTGAATATTCAGAGCTTGACGGAACGAGCAATGCAAGAGGCCGGTCAGGCGAGGGAAGGGGATAATAACTAATCTCAGGTAGTCTTTTATCATGTATATCACACGAGAAATACGAATTAACAATCACGAATTGTAGTACTTTGTATCAACGGATGGAAAGGCTGTAGTTGAGACCATATGGCGACTACGAACCGCGGAATTCTTGGTTGACGAAAAGGGACAAACCACATTGCAGCTGACCACCCCAGTAGCTGTCACCAACAACTAACAATCGACGAACCTAGGCTCCAACCGGTCAATTTAAAGGCAGCATCAGACTTTCCCGGAATAAAATCTTtggcctttttctttctcttttattCTCGCCTATTCTCTTCCTCTGGTGACTGCAAAACAAAAGCTAAATGGCCAACATGTTGCGTTTTCGTAGCTCCGATAGCCAATGGCTACTGGCGCTCATCCAAGACTGGTCTCAGGAGATGGGTCGACTGCAATCACCAATGAACATGAACAATTGGGCAGAGGCCATTATCCTCATCCATCAGCTCTGGCCGGAGCATAACATCGTATGCCCCTGGAGGAGGTTTGCAAAGCAGCCCTGACGTGTCAAGCCAAGCCagcgaaagaaaagaagcatTTCCCCGACAACCAAGTCGAGAGCCTTGATAAAATACCTGTTCGCTACCTTAACCGGTACCACGTTGTATTTGTCGACCCCTGCTGTCGAGTTGCTGAAAATACTACTTCCCCCGCACTCTCGGGTCCCTGGGAATGACCTCATCGTCACTGACTACAGGGCGGAGAAGCTGTCGCTATGCATGACCATGACAGCTTCCAAGAACGGAGAAAATACCTGCGCGCGGGGTGCATGggaggttttctttttttttcgggtcAATGGGGACCGGATATTTCGTAGATGCGGCTAAAGAGTTATGCCAAGACAAAGAGTATTGTATAAGTGACCGACACTTTTTCGGGCCCCTGTTCTGCAATGTGACAGTTTTGTTTGCACGTCTTCACCGAGCACTTGGAAAGAAGCGTGCGTGCAAAATGGCCGGTATGAAATTCCTCTCCCTGCTGCTTGCCTCTGCTGGGCTGGCACAGGGCAAATACATTGTGCCAGGGGCCCGTGTAAGTGAGACTTTGGTCACCATAATAAACACcactaccaccaccaccaccaccaccaatctAATTCCATAAAAAACAGTGGCGCGATACCAAAGGCGAACTGGTCAACGCCCACGCCGGCGGCGTCACCATTGACCATGAGACGGGCAAGTTCTGGTGGTTCGGCGAGTACAAGATTGAGGGCCAGGAGGAAGGCGGCGGCGTGTCCGTGTACAGCTCCGACGACCTTGCGACCTGGGAACCTCacggcctggccctggccCCGATCGACGACCACCCGTACATATCGCCCGAGCACATCATCCAGCGACCCAAAGTCGTCTACTCCAACGCGACGGGCAACTACCACATGTGGTGGCACGCCGACAACTCGACCTACGGCTGGCTGCTGCAGGGCTTCGCGACGTCGCCAAACATCTCGGGCCCGTACACCTTTGTCGACGCCGTCGCGCCGCTCGGCAACTGGAGCCAGGACTTTGGCATCTTTACCGACTACAAGGACGGCAGGTCGTACTCGCTCTACTCCAACGGCGACCGCAGGGAGGCCAGAGATAACTACATCACCAGGTTCAACGAGGAGATCACGGACCTGGAGGAGGTCGTGTACCGCTTTCACAAGTACGACCTCGAGGCTCCCAACATTGTGCAGACCGACAAGTCGTACTATATCCTCATGAGCCACAAAACGGGATACCGTCCCAATGACGTTGTGAGTACTGAGAAGTTGTAACTTTTGCAGATGAGTCTCGGCATGTTGTCCACTAACCTCGAGCAGGTCGCGATGCGTGCCGATAGTCTTTCTGGACCTTGGTCGCAGCCCTTCACGATTGCACCGAGAGGGACGAGGACCTATAGTTCACAGTCTGGCAACAACCTCCGCATCGTCGGAACAGAGCAGACCACATACCTATAGTAAGCTCTCCTTGGCTTCCAGCTTCGCCTCCCCACATCCTCTTTCCAAGCTGCACCCATTAACTTACCCCCCTCACCCGCAGTCTTGGCGACCAATGGGACCTCAACTCCCTCTGGGAAAGCCGGTACATCTGGCTCCCGCTCGAGATCGACGACGACAAAAAGACGCTAGCCGCAGTCTGGCACGACGTGTACGACCTCGACGTCAAGACCGGCTGCTGGCGCCCGATCGAGGGCAAGACGTACTACAGCAGCAACGCGACGGTGGCGGGGAATGCATTCCGCCAAGAAGCCAACTTTGCGTCCAGCGGCGCCATCGTGACCGGCATCTACGGCAACGACAGCTCCGTGACGTTTTCCGGGATCCAAGGCACCGGGAAGCCACAGTGGGTGTCGTTCATCTACCAAAACACGGACGACATGGACTTTGGCAACCAGCCCGGCGGCACGCCCGACCGCATCGGTGGGTCGTGGCAGCTGAGGAGGATCAGCAGCGTCGTCGTCAACGGGGACGAGGACCATGTCGAGTCGCTCTACCAGAGAGACACCATGAAGGGCATCCTGGGGAGCGCGCCGCTGTTGCTGACGCTGGAGGAGGGCGCAAACAACACCATCACCATTGGAGGGCTGAGCAATGGGTTCGACTTTAGGGGCGCTGATATTGACAGGATTATCGTCTACCCGCCGGAGAATTAGGCCGAGAGATGCTCAAAAACACCGGATGGGTTCTGTGCCGCTGCTGTACGTACGGCCGTTGATGACATCGGGTAAATGAGAATATAGCCTAGACAATGTAGTGCCACAAAAACTGCGGCTTAGCTTAGCTGCTGACTTTAACTGCCAATACCGCACGTGGATGACGTTTTCATGCAAAAGCACCAGAGCTGTCTGTGCTGTGGTCGTTGGTCTAGgctaggtaccttgggttATTTTGGCTCCAGCACGTAGATTTGGCATTACCGAACACCACGGTCGTGTACGGACTCCCGTAAATAGCCTCAGGACAAAACTCTGTGCGGGCCGCCTAGTGCCCTATTCTGTAACGTGGTTTAGCAGTCATCAGACAATTCGTACGCAATGCCAAGGTCCGCAAAAGCGTTGCGCTTGGAATGCCCGAGATACCGCGGCCACAATCTAATAGACTTTTTGCATTTCTAAGCTTGCTCAACTTCATCGATACCATTGCCTGTCAAGAGCAGCAGAGGGAGGTTTGCAGAAGAGAGACAACTACGAGAGCAACAAAGAAAATACACCCGCAGAGAGATCGTCAACTTCATCGAAATGGAAACCGATAAGCTCATCATGCCGGCAAACGACGGCGAAAAGACCAAAGTCCAGCTCACCGGGACTCAAGGTACGCTTCTTGCGACGCTGTATGCGCGCTATCTCGATTTGAAGTCGGATTACTCAGTGTTTGGCGACCGCTGGGCCGCTCATGTCGTCGATCAGATTGATTGGGACTGGAGCCAATTCAACTTCAGCGGCATGTTTCCCTACCTGATCTCGATGCGCGGGCGCCAGATTGACGCCTACACGCTGCGGTTCCTGGAGAAGCACAAGGAGACCGGCGCGACCGTAGTTCGTGAGTTGTATCCCCCCACAACCCGACCAGACGTTTGACAAGGCGATTTGGAGGGGCATGTTTGCTGATGCGCAAAAACAAAATCAGACATGGCATGCGGTCTGGACGGGCGCGTCCACAGGATAGTCGACCACTACGGCGGAGAGCTCCCGCCGCGCGTGGTCTGGATCGAGGCTGACTTCCCCGAGGTCATGGAGCTGCGCAAAAAGCTGCTCCCCCAAGCCCGCGTATCCCAGGACGGTGGCGAGTACAGGCAGGACTGCTCTTCAGTCTTGGAACCCGAGTGGATCGCCTCGCTGCCCACTGACAAGCCAGTGCTGCTCATAGCCGAGGGTCTGGCGTTCTACCTCGAGCCGCAGGTGGGAAAGAAGATGTTCCGAGACCTGACGGAGAGCCTGCGACACGCGCCGGGCGGAGGCGAAATCGTGCTCGACTGCATTGGCACCAACATTGTTCGATGGCAGAGTGAGTGTGCCGGCAAACCTCTTTGCGGTAAAAGAATATGAGACAATTGCTAACTTTGCGACGCCTGCTTAGGCTGGATTGCGGCTATCCAAGCCGTCAAGGCCGAGTTTAGCTGGGGAATCGACCGCGGCTACGAGGTCGAATCTTCTCACCCGTCGCTTCACTTGCTCGAAGACATCATATATGCCAATCTCCCCGGGTTTGAAGAGATGGACTGGTGGAACAAGTTTCTGCTGTGGACCACTCGAGGCCCGACCCCGACGTTTGGTCGCCTTTTGAGGCTGGAGTTTGGTGATGGTTTGAGGCCTAAATTGtgagggagaaaaagaagggaaATTGGTGTATGTGCAGGATTCGATATGTCGGCAAAGTACTTCTTGTCTTTTGTGACATTTGGCCCCCTGTAACTGTCCAGACACAAACTACCTGTGATGAAACTGCCACGGGACCAGCTGCAGTGCCAGCGACGGAATGGCTGAGCTTGCGGCTGGTCGGTCTGACTCAGAGGTCAAGTCAGTCGGTGCGAATACTATTTTCATGGACCAACAAAATCATATCGATGAAATGTTAAGTTGATAATAATACAATCTCAATTGGGACTCCTATTTTGTTatttagagcaagaagaGGCCGAAGACTCTCGTCGCAAACTTGAAAAAGAAACCTTATTCATTTACCTTCCCTCCAATCAAGTTACCTCAGATGGTAATTGCAGCCTTGGCAGGGGTTTCTGTGTCGTCTCGTCGGCATACACAGGATCCTTCCGATTGCCGAGCATGAGTAACCACACAAATATGTGGGTGTGTGGCACAACGTCATGGCCGGTCAGCTTCGTATATTtcgtaaaaaaaataaacagaCCGAGGGAGCACAACCGAACGAATATCGACCAGGTTTCTCCAATAGTATCATCACATTAAAGTTAAACACCCTACCGTTGATACCAACCTACCTATACTTCGTAATCGATCGCTTTCTTTAGGAGTGCAGAACCTTGCAAATTCCCCCCACCTTCGGCCGTGTTGCACCGTAAAGTAGTGGATATGGCCCCGCACAAGAACCCCGTAGTGCGCTTTGGCCAAAAGAGACGTTTCGAAACGTGGGAATCGGGACTCGGGAGGGTAATCCGAACCTTTTTGTGCCTAACACCAACGGGGCGGGAAGCTGCTTGCTTAGAAAGAAAGTCAATTGCTTATCAGGTGGGTATGTTGGTCCTTATGTGGAAATAACCTGGCGACGAGGGGGGCATTGCTGGACGGGCCGTGCTCTTGTGTGTTTGAGAATCTTTCAGTACCGCCAACCAACCGCTTTGCGCAACGTCACCATCACCGCCATTAAAATCGACGGTATTTATCTTTTCCCACtagaaagaagcaaaaagcgCTGGCGCTCTGGTCCATGGGAGGCCATTAATTCTTGTGCAGAGCACCACACTCGTTGCAACTTTGCCATACGCTCGCTTTGTAAATTATTGTAACGAAATTCATCATGGCGGGGGAAAACTTACCGCTCGAGATACTTGATCGTATCTCGGTTGGTCGCGTGCTCGCCGgcatttttcttttcgtcgTAACCTCTTTCATTGTCGATATTCTTCAACAACCGAGCTATCCGAAATCTTTGCCGCGTGTTGGATACGGCTCCGGACCCATCTCGACAGTCAGGAATTGGCTTGGCTACGTCTTTAAGTTTCCCCAATGGGTTGATTCTGGCTATCAAAAGGTTGGTCCCTGCTACAATCGAGCCCATTTTGTTTGCGATGTTGTCTAAGCTAACCCTATCGTGTGCCTCTTTAGTACTCCAAAGAGGGCAAGGCATTCGTAGTACCCTCGGCCGCATCGAGACCCCAGGAGATTGTTGTTCCCCGCACGCAGACAGCATGGATGCTCGACCTTCCCGAGCGACAGTTGTCGTCTGCGCACGCGCAAAGCGATGTTCTGTACAGCGAGTACCAGTTCCTCGGCTCCGAGTTTGCGACCGATTCGTTCCACATCAACATCATACATCGCAATCTTACCCGCCACCTATCGACCCTGATACCCTCGCTTCAAGATGAGGTCCAGGTCGCCGTCGACGAGACTTTTGGCACGGACACGGAGAACTGGAAGGAGTTCAACCTGTGGGAGTCGTGGGTCAAGCTCGTGCCGTCCGTCATCAACCGCGTCCTGGTCGGGCCCGAACTCTGTCGCAACAAGGAGCTGCTCAACAGCATGGTGCACTTTGCCGACACCGTGGTGATGAACAGCTTCATCCTGAGCCTGTTCCCCAAGACCCTGCAGCCCATCATCGGGCGCGCCCTCGCCGTTCAGAACTGGCGCCTCTACAAGAAAGCGCACAAGATTCTCGAACCGGTGATCAACGAGCGGTTGGAGATGATGGCGCGCAAGGACGCCGGCAACCACGCCAAGATGGCGGACTGGGAGCCTTCGGAGGACTTCATCACCTGGGCCATCCGCATGGCGCGCAACGAAGGGCGTTCCGGGGAGCTCAACTCTGTCAACATCACCAAGCGCCTGCTGCCCATCGAGTTTGCGGCGATCCACACGACCGTCATAACGGGCCACTTTCTGCTCCTCGACCTACTGACGTCCGACCCGAAAAAGGGCTTCATGGAGTCGATCCGCCAGGAAGCGTCGAGCATGCTGCAGCGCTCTGGCGGGCGGTGGACCAAGGACGGCCTGTGGAACCTCTATCGGACCGACAGCGCCATCCGCGAGAGCCAGCGTCTGAGCATCTTTGCGACGTCCCTCACCAAGCGCAAGGTTGTCGCGCCCGAGGGAATCACCAACCCGGTCGAGGGCTGGCACGTGCCGCAGGGCGGGTACCTGATGCTCAACCTCGACGGTCCCCAGCACGACGAGGACCTCTACGAGAACCCCAAGGAGTACGACGCCTTCCGCTTCTCGCGGCCGCGCGAGGAGTACGAGGCCAGGCCGGCGGACAAGAAGGATCTAGAGGAGTACATGCAGCTCAAGAAGCTTGGCATGGTAACCACCGGCGATGCCCACCTGGCGTTTGGGCACGGCAGGCATGCGTGGTAAGTTTGATTTGTTTCATCCGTTTTTCAAACGTAATTTTAGCAGCTTGACTGACGAGACTCTGTCAACCCAACAGCCCCGGGCGATTCTTTGTCGCGCACATGCTCAAAATGACTGTGGCCCACCTGCTGTGTAACTACGAGCTGGAGCCACTGCCAGAGAAGCCAAAGGCCGCTTGGATGGGTCAGCTCATCATTCCTCCCGTTGACGTCAAGATCCGACTTCGCAGGCGAAAGCAGACTGCATGAAAGTGGCCGGCTCTGGCTCTGTCAAAGATCTCTATTTTTGTTGGGTCATACCCGGGCTGGGTCGGATAAGATGGTTATTGTAAAAAGCATAGGTGTTCGCGGCGTCAGGTGTACTTGACCAATAGATGGTTAGGTCTACGGATTTTGTTGGTTTTGGTTTTATCAAGTTTTGGATTCCAGACGTTCCTCCTTGCATTGAGACAAAGTGACaattaccttacctaccgtaggtacctaccctgcACTGACGTAGTGGGGCTTTGAGCTCAAGCGTGGCACAAGATTCCAGTCAACCGAGCAGACAGCATCTTCATTTGACCATTTGACAGTTTTCGACAAAATCCTTTTCAGGTTTTGATCTCATGTTTCATCAATCACATTCATCTCTTTCCAATCGGAGAAAAACATGTCACCAAACAGTCGACGAAAATGTCTACCTTTGACGGCATCATTAGAGAGTTCCCTGACATTCGAGGTATACTTTCCCCTCATCTTCTGATACCCCAAACGGCAACAATCGCTGCTAACAAGCTGTAGTGGATTTCTTCCGAAACAACGGGCTCCGGCCACCACTTGCTTGCTTCTTGAGCCATGTGCACAGCGACCATTTAGCCGGGTTGGAGTCGCTTAGGTCCCCCTTGTGAGTTAAACATGGGCATATCTATCGTGAGACGAgtctaaccctaacccgtcaTACCTTCAGTGTGTACTGCTCAGCGGCTACCAGGGAACTGCTGTTACGTCTGGAAAGATACCCCTGCCGCATCAATTATGCCAAAGGTATTCTGGAGGCGCGAGTCCAGACATACAAGCACCTCAAGAACTTGTTGAAACCCATTCCGCTTGACACGCCAACTCAGATTGAGCTGGCGCCGGGAAAGAGCATCGGTGTTACTTTACTCGATGCGAATCACTGCACTGGAGCTGTAATGTTTCGTATGTGTTTATGTATCCAAACCTTTGAAGCGGCTTGTTCATGGACTGACGGCTAAATCTGCCGTAGTCTTTGAGGGTGACGGAAAAGCGGTTCTCTATACAGGTATGACTGCTGTGTGGGACAAGCATCCGTCAGTCCGTTACAGCCCTATCAACCTTATCAGAGCTGACAGAACCACCCAGGAGACATCAGAAGTGAGCCATGGCATGTCAACTCGATTGCTCGAAATCCATGCATGATGGAATATTCTGCAGGGATCAAGACACTGAGCCGCATTTATCTGGATACATCCAACACTGAAGACATTGCATTTCCTTCGAAGGACGCTGGGCTCAAAGAGCTGCTGGAGAAGCTCAAGAGCTACCCGAAAGACACCATATTCCACTTTAAGGCTTGGACCTTTGGGTATGAGGATGTGTGGATAGCACTCTCAAAAGCGCTCGACTCTCCCATCCACGTCGACGACTACAAGATGCAGCTATACAGATCTCTTGTGACAAAAGGAAATCCCAAGGATCCCTACGCGACCCAGTTCCATATGAGTCCAGAAGTGGCTGCATTGGTCGGTTTTATGTGTGGCAACACAGCACATCCTGGATGCCTTACCAGGGATGTGAATGTGCGTCTGCACAGCTGCGAGAAGGGAAACTACTGCAAAACTGTTCGAGACGCCGAGGCCGCGGGCACCATCGTGCATATCGAGCCCATAATCACCAGACTTGCGGGAGGCGAAGAGGTTGCTGAGATGGGgattggtggcggcggtgacGACCTGGAGCGCGAGGCTGAACTCGACTCGTTCGCACTCCAGGACATTGGGGGTTTATTGCAAATGTGAGTCTGTCTACGGGTAAAGCAACACTTCATCTCTGAAGTCAGCAGCTGAAGATATTGTCCTGGCATACACTACAGTATATCCCAAAACCAGGCAATCGAGGACAGCGTCAAGATCAAAATCAAGGATTTCTTGATGAATGCGATCGGAACCAGGCGTAATGTCAGTCTCGACATGGCGATGGACCTTTTTGATGATAGCAATGAAGCAGATCTCAACAAGGCGGTTGACAGCCTGGCTTGTAAAAAGTTCACTTTGACCTCTAGGCTGGACAAAGCATTGCCCGAGAAGCGTCCAGCCGTGGTAACTGTTGAAGATGGCGCCGAGCAGATCTTGCCCAGACGAGTGAGGTTTCCGTATTCGAGGCACTCCTCCTATCCAGAACTTTGCCATTTGGTCGAGAGGTTTCGCCCGATGGACGTGTGGCCTTGCACTTACAATACAAAAGAATGGCTTCAGCATGGTACAAAAGCAACCCCTGTGGATACGGCGCTTTCTTGGCTGCTTTCACAAGCTTGAAGCTGACAATGACGACATCTAGGCCTTAGTATCAAGTCTCTGTTTGGCGAGTATTGCTCTGGAGATGTATTTGAGCACGATAGAATCCAAGCGCACTTTGCCTCGCGATCGAAAGCAGGTGAAATCGAGCACAACACCGATAGCCAGTCCAGCGCGATTACCCAAAG
Proteins encoded in this region:
- a CDS encoding galactan 1,3-beta-galactosidase, with amino-acid sequence MAGMKFLSLLLASAGLAQGKYIVPGARWRDTKGELVNAHAGGVTIDHETGKFWWFGEYKIEGQEEGGGVSVYSSDDLATWEPHGLALAPIDDHPYISPEHIIQRPKVVYSNATGNYHMWWHADNSTYGWLLQGFATSPNISGPYTFVDAVAPLGNWSQDFGIFTDYKDGRSYSLYSNGDRREARDNYITRFNEEITDLEEVVYRFHKYDLEAPNIVQTDKSYYILMSHKTGYRPNDVVAMRADSLSGPWSQPFTIAPRGTRTYSSQSGNNLRIVGTEQTTYLYLGDQWDLNSLWESRYIWLPLEIDDDKKTLAAVWHDVYDLDVKTGCWRPIEGKTYYSSNATVAGNAFRQEANFASSGAIVTGIYGNDSSVTFSGIQGTGKPQWVSFIYQNTDDMDFGNQPGGTPDRIGGSWQLRRISSVVVNGDEDHVESLYQRDTMKGILGSAPLLLTLEEGANNTITIGGLSNGFDFRGADIDRIIVYPPEN
- a CDS encoding cytochrome P450, producing the protein MAGENLPLEILDRISVGRVLAGIFLFVVTSFIVDILQQPSYPKSLPRVGYGSGPISTVRNWLGYVFKFPQWVDSGYQKYSKEGKAFVVPSAASRPQEIVVPRTQTAWMLDLPERQLSSAHAQSDVLYSEYQFLGSEFATDSFHINIIHRNLTRHLSTLIPSLQDEVQVAVDETFGTDTENWKEFNLWESWVKLVPSVINRVLVGPELCRNKELLNSMVHFADTVVMNSFILSLFPKTLQPIIGRALAVQNWRLYKKAHKILEPVINERLEMMARKDAGNHAKMADWEPSEDFITWAIRMARNEGRSGELNSVNITKRLLPIEFAAIHTTVITGHFLLLDLLTSDPKKGFMESIRQEASSMLQRSGGRWTKDGLWNLYRTDSAIRESQRLSIFATSLTKRKVVAPEGITNPVEGWHVPQGGYLMLNLDGPQHDEDLYENPKEYDAFRFSRPREEYEARPADKKDLEEYMQLKKLGMVTTGDAHLAFGHGRHACPGRFFVAHMLKMTVAHLLCNYELEPLPEKPKAAWMGQLIIPPVDVKIRLRRRKQTA